The sequence below is a genomic window from Sorangiineae bacterium MSr12523.
ACTCGAGCGAGCGCCCCGGCACAGAGCGCCACTGGAGCAATGGCTTCCGCTGCGCTCGGCCGGCCAAGTAGCACAAGCATCAGCTATCACGCGATCACCAGACTAGGCGCGCCTCGCGTTTTCGGTAAGATCGGCGAATCCCGATTTGTACGAAACCTCATTACCGACGAGGTCCACCATGTACGGATATTGGATTAAGGCGGCGGTGGCATCCATACTCGCTTGCGTGGGCGTGTCATCGTTGGTGTTGAACGCCTGTTCGTCCGATGACGATACGCCCGCGCGCTACAAGGCGCACGCCGATATCCGCCCCACGAGCGAAGCGACGCAGCTGCAAGGAACGGCGACGTTCACCGAAGAAAATGGGGAGACCACGGTGGTGGTGAACATCGAACGCGCCCTTCCGCCCGGCAGCGCCGGCCCGCGTGGTTTGCATATCCATCAAAATGACAATTGCAATGCAAGCACGGGCGATGCGGGCGCCGTTCCTGCGGGTGGGGCCGGCGGCCATTGGAA
It includes:
- a CDS encoding superoxide dismutase family protein, coding for MYGYWIKAAVASILACVGVSSLVLNACSSDDDTPARYKAHADIRPTSEATQLQGTATFTEENGETTVVVNIERALPPGSAGPRGLHIHQNDNCNASTGDAGAVPAGGAGGHWNPTDSAHGYPTSTGHHVGDLGNIEIKADGTGTLTYKSKEFRVKEGGMSVVGHAIVFHQQTDDGVSQPVGNAGARPGCGVIVKD